In Oryza sativa Japonica Group chromosome 1, ASM3414082v1, the genomic stretch CGGCACACGCAAATGTTATCCATATGAACATCCTCGAGAAAATAGACTAAGATTGGCAAAGTCAAGTCACAACAAATACCTCACTATTGATCGTCATTTTGTTtattactagaaaaataattaattgtaaATACGATCATCTGTTATGAGTCGGAGACTCAAGCCCACATGTACCAAAAGGAATTTAACCAACGGAGCGTTTATGTCATGATCTTCAAATCTAAATTGCATTCATGGAGATATACTCTGTGTGAACCAAATGTCGGAGCAAACCAAATTCGGTATATCAGTATATGTCGTTTAACCTTTTCTTTGTACGTTGAAATGACTTGTTGGTGCAAGCTAGTATCAAATTGATGTAGAAAATACGCTAAACTAAATTAATCAAGTGTGCTGAGAGTTCACCGAATTTGGCAAGATAAGGTCATGTATTGAGGACATGTCTAGCTATTGGCTAAGCAATAATTAATGAAAAATGAACACATCATTATAACTTGTATATCTTGTCCAAGTTGCAATGTCATGGATTCATGAAAACAGATGCAGTAGGAAGAGGATAGGCAACAGCCTGAAACAGGAAAGGAAGCCTGAAACAGCTTAGGCATTTGGCCGCCCCTAGTTTTCTTCAGAAAAACCAGCTGAAACCTTGCCAGATCATGCAGCATTGAGCATGGTCAATGTCACCTGCTAGATAGTGTCATTGTCACTTGCGACGGACAGAGATGCTTGACGATTGTGGATTAATTGGCCTCGTTAATAATGCCATTATAAACTCTGAATATCCACCATACTTAGTTTTGTCTTGACTTTAAGCAATAATAATATACTTAAATCAGTAAGATAAAAGTATTTACTTTTATAAAGATCCTTCTGTGATTTGATAAGACGTTAGCAACTCGATCACACATGTcattatcaatatttttttcaaatctggattATCAATGATTATTCGCAGAAGTGTTCTCTTTCAGGCTAGCAAGCTGTAAGCCTAGCAGCGATTAAGAATGTGACTCTGGGCTTCTCGATGGTACAAGAGGATCGATCAGCCCATTTTGAGGCCCAAAATTCGGAGCTACTACGAATTTGGCCCATAAGTAGAGAACGGATAATAAAGCAGTTGGGCCTTCGGAACGGGATACTGGCCAACATGCGGGCCAGATCTACTCTGGGCCTCCGTGGCTCCAAGCGAGGGAGCAACAGTTTCCGGCCCACGATATCCGAAGCGATGGGCCTCCCGGACGTATGGAACGTTGGGCCTTCACTAAGGCCCAAAGTTTACAACGCGAACACAAAGTCCGGTCCATAATCCGACGAAGGCCTTTATAGGACGCAGATATTTGGGAGGATCGCTATCAATTATAGCGATCTGTCATTCTTACATTTAGGTCCCTATCTGGATATTAACTTTTTACAATCAGGTCCTCGTCGGCCTCGTCATCGTCGTGGATCCATGGGCTACTCCGTAACCGCGAGGTCGTCGGCCGCTACGCCAATCCACCCATGACTTCTTCATCGCCCTGCTTCCCTCGCAAGCATATTCCGATGATCTCGCCGTCATGGAGCGGGATGCCGCCGCCATTTTAGGCGCTCACGGTGGTTGTCGGGGTCTGGGAGTGGGAGTGGACGACAGTTGGGGGCGGTAAGCAGCAAGGCCACTTCACGGAggtagcggcgccggaggtggcaggccgaggtggaggcggaggcggaggagcggcggcgccggagatggAATCGAGCCTCGTgagtcgtcgtcgacggcggcggcggcgagagagacACCGAGCCCGTATCGGTATCAGATTTAAGTTGGGCCGGAATCCGATTCCAGCCTATGTAAAACAAACGGGTGAataatcaattaatcatattATTCAAAATGTGGCCGATTCAAATGTGAATAATCCGATTCCAAATGTGGCCGAACCAAACATATTATTCAAATCCAATTCGGACTACACTAATCGATTCCTACTACGAACGGATGAATTATCATGGCGCGAGTTACAAATAGCTAAGCGAAGCTATTGTTTTATTGTTAGGAGAGCTTACAAGGGATCAAGgtggtaataattaattaacacatcCACGCACGTACGCGTAAGTGTCTCACTCGTAGGGCACCATGGTGACCACCCGGAGCATGGCAGTGAGGGAAAAgatgatgaagaggaagagGTTGTCACCGGTACCGGCGGCGATGGAGTTGGCGCTTTACCACGATAACATCGTCCACGTCGCCTGCCTTGTGGCTGCTACCTCACCGGAGCCAATTGCCGACCTACTCAGTCTACGTGCTACATATGTTAACTTGTTAATATAAacttatttatatatgtatatggaaATACTTTGTATATTGACTGTGTGTGTATTGGTGGTAAACACGTACTGCAGCTGCAAGGCCATGCACGCGGCGGTCAAGGAGCGCGACGTCGGGAAACGTGTGCGCTGGAGAGGCTAGATAACATGAAGTGGGTGGAGAACGAGCGCTACCTCGTCGCCGCGGACAACCCGGACACTTGCTTCATCATCGGTGTCACGCTCGTCTTCGCACAGCAGGACATGGCCCAGGGCCTTTTCCTCCTTGACAAGGCTGCCACCGCGGGCCACAAGACAGCGGCCTACGtgctcggcctcctcctctacAAGTCCGATGAGGCTCGCGCCACTGGGAAAAAGTACATCAGCCAAGTTGAGGGCGACGGTGAtgaggcggcgacgaccgaTGCCGGGAACAAGAGGACCAACCAGGAGTGCCGACGGTGCCGAAAGATCGCTGAGGATGCCGTCCAGGAGGTGATGTGGAAGGTCGTTAGGAGGCGTGGCCAATTGCTAGTCCTACCTGAGGACAACCACCAGTGCACAACCATCGGTTGTGGTCTGGAGTTGGGATGGGAAGGCTACGAAGGCTTTTGCAGTGACAGTTGTAGGATTAAGCATGAATACTCCAAGTTCTTCACAGAGGTGATGAACTACTTGCCATAGTTCCCAAACAACCACCAGTTGTGGTCTGGAGTTGGGATGGGAAGGCTACGAAGGCTTTTGCAGTGACGGCTGTAGGATTAAGCATGAATACTCCAAGTTCTTCACAGAGGTGATGAACTACTTGCCATAGTTCCCAAACAACCACCAGTTGTGGTCTGGAGTTGGGATGGGAAGGCTACGAAGGCTTTTGCAGTGACGGCTGTAGGATTAAGCATGAATACTCCAAGTTCTTCACAGAGGTGATGAACTACTTGCCATAGTTCCCAAACAACCACCAGTTGTGGTCTGGAGTTGGGATGGGAAGGCTACGAAGGCTTTTGCAGTGACGGCTGTAGGATTAAGCATGAATACTCCAAGTTCTTCACAGAGGTGATGAACTACTTGCCATAGTTCCCAAACAACCACCAGTTGTGGTCTGGAGTTGGGATGGGAAGGCTACGAAGGCTTTTGCAGTGACGGCTGTAGGATTAAGCATGAATACTCCAAGTTCTTCACAGAGGTGATGAACTACTTGCCATAGTTCCCAAACAACCACCAGTTGTGGTCTGGAGTTGGGATGGGAAGGCTACGAAGGCTTTTGCAGTGACGGCTGTAGGATTAAGCATGAATACTCCAAGTTCTTCACAGAGGTGATGAACTACTTGCCATAGCTGTGAAGAACTACTTGCCATAGTTCCCAAACAATCAGAAGACGTGTGAATTTAGAGAAAAACTATGTGTTTTCAGCAAATTAGATTTGCATGTCTGGTACTTTTAAGTAACGAGTGCACATGGCTAAAGGGAAAGGAATGAAACAAAGCAACATCAGTGTAGATGAAAATCACAGAATATCCTAACTGAAGCATTTCCATTGGTTCCAACATCCAGGTTCATGACTCATGAGCCATTATGATACTGCCAAAAAACTTGGTCACGACAACGACCTTAAACGCCTAAATAAGCATACATTCACAATTCATGGTCCATGTATACTTATAGAAAGGAGCGGTTCACAGCCCTCAAAACTAATCTTATGGCAAGGAAATGATTGTGTTAATCATTAATTCCTAACAAAATCCTTCAGCCGCCTCAGCCAGATGAGGTATTCTCGGCTGTCCTTGTTGATCATGTACTCGTGTAGGAAGTTTGTGGCCATGGGCGTAATCCCGCGCATCTCCAGGTACTTGTGGAATGCCCTTTGCAGGTTTTCATCAAGGTCACTGCAGCAGACAAAGGGCAAGGTGTTGAACATTAGCACTCGGTGACAGTGATTAGTTGAAGAATTTGAGTGTTCAATAAATTTAAATACACTAGGTTTGGTTTTCTTACTTGAAATCAGGGCCCTCATACGTGATCATTTCATCTTCCCCACTCTCTGATGGCATCACAGACAAGGCATCGATGAGGATCTCATCAGGATAGGCAGTGCAGATGAATTCAAGGCTTGGTCCCTCTTCTCCCTTCGAGATGGTGACAGTTAGAGGAATGCTAGATTTTGGGGCCTTCTGAGTTTCTTCCTCCTGATCATCCTCGTTTCTGTCCTCATCAGCCTCATTCTCACGGTCAGGTTCATCGCCAGTCACAAGACTGGGCATGGAAACTAGAACCTCAATATTCTCACCCTGGTAAGTTCTTGTGAGAGTAATTGAATTAAAGCCCTTTTCATCACTAATTTTAAAGGGGAAGTTGTCAGGAATCTCCTCAACCTGTGTCaggatgaaaaagaaaatgaggcTCTCAGACAGACAGTGACAGAAAATTGCTCCTGGAAAAGCATGGAAATTGTTCAAAGCAAAGATGAAAGTAAAACATAGTGTTCTCAGAAGAAAAATATAACTGGGAGTTCAATTATTTCTGACCCTCATGGTTTCTTTTTGCATTGTATGTGTACAACTCTACACTAAATCATGCcataattaaaatttgatgcAAGACTAGATCACCAGAACGAGATGCTTGATGTCAAAACAGCAGGGATTGCAAAGTCTTATATCTGTGTGATAGAAACTACACTTCCTTTGTtggtttttcttctcttcaaaCAAGCAAGAAATATCAAACAGTGCATGATGCAAAAGCATGGATGCTTTTAGGCTTGGAAACTTAGGAGCATAACCCAAAAAGGTCGTTAGAACACCATTTTTCCAGCCCAAGTACATAACATTAAATTGACCAGCACTTTAATGCATTAAGCTTATATATGAATACAAAATATAAGTATGTATAATATGCATAGAGTAATCAAGCTGGCATGAAAACTTAAACTGTACAGTTCGAGAAAAATAATCAGGTCCCCTCAAAAACTCAAGAAAAAGGACAGGGACTAGACACAATGATTCATAAAACACCAACAGAGTTTTAAGCAGCAGAAAAGTTTCAAAATAAAAGATTTTAGAAACCAACATTAATAGAATAAGACTACAGGGGGGAAAAGGTAATAATAAAGAGCACAAGAGGTTATAATAAAGAACACAAGGAACAAGAGCAAAAGGAACATTGAGTTCTTACACAGAGAAACACATGAATCATTGCACAAAATTAAGCAcagtacaatatgatcaaacacAAAAATAGTGCCATAACTGCAAAGAAGTGACacccaaaatatatttataatcaaGAGATGTTGAGGTTAAACATGGGCATGAAAAAGTGGAATAccaaatatatatttgtacCAAGTACTACCTCAGTCTCAGCAGAGCAATGACCACGCTATAAACATAATAACGCTACCAATATATCCTTGTACCAAAATACTACCACACAATCTCAACAGAACAATAAGTATGCTTCACGCTACCAATTGCAGAAGGAAGTAGAAGAACAAAATACCTAAAATAAGTGAGTAAATAACAGACGCCCAATTCCCACTACTGAAATATACTAAGAACGTAATGCAAACCAGCAGATGAACTATCTAACAAAGGCAGGGCTGCTACTTTGATTCCATCCATGCTAATATGAACAAAATTACAGAAAATAAAGGGGATTCaggatgccaaaaaaaaaaagaggctctTCTTTTACGACATACGGACAGAGCGAAATAGCAAAATTAGTGAGATCCCGGGAACTCGCGCACGCACCCGGTCGTGGTCGTCGCTCTCCTCGGCGAACTTGATCTCGGCGTCGATGATGCGGAGGAGCTCGCCATCTGAGCTGGGCCTCGTGGAGGGGGCCGACGAGAAGGGCATCGAGCGAGGCTgcggccgcgccgcggcggcggcggccagggggcggagcagggcggcggcgccgcgggtggtccccgcggcggaggcggaggcgcggaggagggggagggtggaggtggcggcgcggcgagcggcggcgaagagaGCCATGGCGACccgtgcggcggcgcggacgaaaGGTTAGGGTTTTCGGGGGTTTAGGAGGAGTTTTTTTCTGGAAGATGGGGAGGCGAGAATTTGTGTTGTTTTAAgaagggaattttttttttaaaaaaaaggtaggggcatgggccccacctgtcattctGTCAAAACTTGGTCAGTATGTTCATTCGATCTATAAGCAATATTCTTCGCTTCTTGGAGAGGAAGAAAAATAGTTCTGTCGCCATAACTTATTAGACCCGTTCCTTTttcattaaaatttaaattttacatcGATTTtccttagcaatattttttaaacggctaaatggtgtatttatatgaaaactttgtatataaaagttgctttataatatcaaataaatctattttttatgtttgtaaCAATTacaactcaattaatcatgtgctaatggattTTTTCTATATCCTAATTTTGTATTCATTTTCAGTAAAAACAAACACCACTTTACTCCCTTCATCGAAAAAACATTTCTAGATAGGAACCTCGGCATAGGCATATTCAGGTTCGagatagaagtttttttttacgcAGGGAGTAAATGTTCACATTTTTGACAAAAATGCAAGAAACTGTGAAAATTCAAGGTTTTGATGTGGGACAAAAGCTATTCCGTGTGAAATTTTTGAATCACTTTtgagaattcaaatttgaaacattaAATTTGATGGGGATTTTTggttttaccaaaatttgatgaaAACCTTCATACCATTACCATTAGGAGTTGGAATCCGGCACTCAATTGAAAAGTTGAACCTGAGGATTTACTGCCTATTGCAGTGGAGCCTAACTCCCATAATTTTGAGGTGCCAATGACTATCTCCTTAGTTTAACTCAATTTGATCATTCCAATTTGTAAGCTAGCTATACAATAACAAATAGTATTATACATGATGAATAAATTGCATTAATGGTACATCAACTTAACATGCAAGTGCAATTTAGTGTAAAAACTTGAGAAGTAAGCGTGGTAGCGCAACAATTTGATATGTGGGTACAATCTAGTACAAGAATCTAACAAGTGAGCGCACGGATGCAACGCCTTGCAAGGTTGGTGTGATTTGCTATAATAACATAAGAAGTGATGGAACAACTAAATCATTTCGAGCATTTTTTCTAtactcattttgtttttttacttattTTGTTAATATACTGTAGATTTCTCTAAGTATACTTAATTTGTGTCATTCAGGTAATTAAAGTATACTTAATTTGTGTTATATGGTGGGACAAGTAGAAAGGGCAAAAtctccttatattatgggactgagggagtagtaGCATCTACGCACAGTGACACCCTTCGCCGGTGACCATGCCAATTCTTATGGACAAGGACTGAAGGACAGGGGACAACGAACAATAAGATGAATAGATGATGGGATCAGGGCTGGATCGGCGGCTGGCCCTGCATCTGCATGTTCCTCTCTTGCTCTTCGCGCAGCTTGCGCCTCGTCACCAGCTCCATCTCTTGCTCTTCGATCagcggccgcctcctctcttcctcctcaagCTGCATATGCAATCCCGAGTTACCGCCGCGCGACTGGAGCGGGTCTACCACATGAGCATGTGTCAGCAGAGCCCATAGGATCGTTATAaactcgccgccggtcgccatcCTGGTGGCGTGTGCCACCGCCCTATCCGACGGGGAGATGTACAGCATCAGGTTCGCCCAGAAAGCGGCGAGCACCTTCCACCGCTCTCTCGTGTCCTCGATCCTATCGACGAGGTACACGGCGACACTCGCGCCCTGAGACAGGATCTTAAGCACGTTCACCGTGTCGTTGCTCGTCGAGTTGTCCAGCTCGATCATCTTCTTCACCttctcctcgtcggagtcgtaGCTGTAGATGATGTCCTTGCTTTTCTGCGCCATCTCGTGGTCCATCACTATTTTCGAGCGCCCCAGCTCGATCAGCTTCTTGTACTTTTCCCCGTGGGACTTGCAGCCGCCGAGGAAGTCCCGGGCATTTTGCA encodes the following:
- the LOC4325458 gene encoding uncharacterized protein At2g39795, mitochondrial, giving the protein MALFAAARRAATSTLPLLRASASAAGTTRGAAALLRPLAAAAAARPQPRSMPFSSAPSTRPSSDGELLRIIDAEIKFAEESDDHDRVEEIPDNFPFKISDEKGFNSITLTRTYQGENIEVLVSMPSLVTGDEPDRENEADEDRNEDDQEEETQKAPKSSIPLTVTISKGEEGPSLEFICTAYPDEILIDALSVMPSESGEDEMITYEGPDFNDLDENLQRAFHKYLEMRGITPMATNFLHEYMINKDSREYLIWLRRLKDFVRN